The Microbacterium sp. W4I20 genome segment AGAAGCCGACATCCCTCTCACGCTCGGCGCGCGCCTGCAGGACGTCCACGAGGAGCCGGGGACCGTGACCGCCCTGTTCGCGGACGGCAGGACAGCCGAGGCCGACATCCTGATCGGCGCGGACGGCGTCGGTTCCCCCACCCGTCGCTGGATCGATGGCGACGCTCCTGAGCCGGAGTACAGCGGGCTCGTCAGCATCGGCGGCATGGCCAGGGTGCCCGGTGTCGCGCCGACACCGCTGACGCAGCGGATGGTCTTCGGTGCCCGCTCGTTCTTCGGATACCTGGTGCGCGACGACGGGACGGTCCTCTGGTTCGCGAACGTCACCGAACCAGAGCGGGATCGCTCGAGCTTCCGCGCGATCCCGTTGGAGACCTGGCTGCAGCGCCTGCGGGACCTGCACTCCGACGATCCGTCTCCTGTGCCCGAGATCCTCGACCACGTTGAGGGAGAAATCGGCGCCTACCCTCTCTACGACCTGGTGCATGTGCCGCGGTGGCATCGAGGTCGAGTGGTGGCGGTCGGCGATGCCGTGCACGCGACCTCGCCCAGCGCGGGGCAGGGGGCATCCCTCGCTCTGGAAGACGCCTTCGTCCTCGCCCGCTGCCTCCACGACGCCGGCGAGCACGTCGCCGCGTTCACGCAGTACCAGGTGCAGCGGCAGCCGCGGGCAGAGGAGGTCGTCCGGTACGCGAGAGCAGTCAACAAGCAGAAGCGTGTGACCCGCTCGCGGCTGGGGCTCGCCCTGCGCGACGCGATGCTGCCGATGTTCCTGCGCAAGGCCTCCTCCGATACGCGCAACAACCACCTCTACCGGGGCGTCGTCGACGAGGCCGCGCGCTAACCTGGCCCGATGGATGCCGAGATCTTCTACGTCCTCGTCGGAGCCGTCGCGGTGGCGGCGGTCGCGCGATGGCGCGGGTGGCCGGCACCGCTCCTCGTCACGGTCGTGGCGCTCGCGGCATCCTTCCTGCCGTTCGTGCCCGAGGTCGACATCGACGGGCACCTGCTGCTGAACCTGGTGCTGCCTCCGCTGCTCTACTCGGCCGCGCTCGACGTCTCGTTCGTCGGCTTCAAACGCAGCCTGCCGCAGATCCGCCGACTCGGCGTCACGCTCGTGCTGCTCACCGCCGTCGCGGTCGGCTTCGTGGCGTGGTGGATCTTCCCCTCGCTCACGCTCCCCGGTGCGCTGCTGCTCGGTGCGATCGTCGCCCCGCCGGATGCCGTCTCCGCAGCCGCGATCGGCCGCAAGCTCGGGCTGCCGCGGCGCATCATGACCGTGCTCTCGGGCGAGAGCCTCATCAACGACGCGACCTCGCTGACGCTGTACCGAGTGTTCGCCGTGATCCTGACCGGCACGGCCGTTTCGGTCGCGGACGGGATCGGGCAGTTCCTGCTCGCGGTCGGGGTCGGCGTCGCGGTCGGCCTCGTGTTCGGCGTGGTCCTGCATCAGCTGCGCATGCGCATCAGCGACCCGGTGGTCATCGGCACGTTCGGGCTGCTGGCGCCCTTCGGCGCCTACGCGATCGCGGAGCACCTGCTCGGCTCCGGCGTGCTGGCCGTCGTGGCGATGGGACTGTTCGTCGGCTTCAACGCCCCGCGCACCGACTACACGACCCGGCAGCAGGAGAAGCCGCTGTGGCTCTCGGCCGATCTGCTGCTGGAGAGCTTCGTGTTCGCCTACATCGGCCTGCAGTTCCCCCGCGTGCTCAGAGACCTGGGCAGCGAGTCGGTGGAGCACATCCTGCTGCTCTCCGGTGCGGTGCTGCTGGTCGTCCTCGTCGTGCGTCCGCTGTACATCTACCCGGTCAGCGCCTGGTCGAACTACCAGGACCGTCGACGTCTCGCGCGTATGGATCGCGGCATCGCGTCGGGTGAGTTCGACAAGCGGCGCGAGAAGTCCGGGCGCTGGCGGCAGTACAGCTCGCAGGAGCTGCGGTCGCAGATCGTCCGGGAGCGGATGGCCGGGCTCCAGCTCACCGCGAAGGACAACGCGATCATCTCCTGGGCGGGGATGCGCGGCGTCGTGACGCTGGCGACCGCGCTCGCCGCCGCCGACCTCGCGGCTCTCGACGAAGAGGCGTCGCACGCGATCGTGGTCGTCGCGTTCATCGTCACGGTCGCGACCCTGCTGCTGCAGGGGCTCACGCTGCCTCTGCTCATCAAGCGCCTCGGCATCGCGAGCGACGTCGATCATGCGGAGGACGAGAAGGCGCTGGCCGCCGTGAAGGAGAAGAGCCGCGAGGCCGGCAAGGCGTACCTCGCCGAGAAGCGCCTCGAGTGGGAGACCAAGCACGGCCACGTCGACATGCCGCTCTTCGACGCGTTCGCGACGCGCATGACCCGGGTAGGGAGAGACACCGACGAGGCGCAGCAGGTGGAGGATGCCGCGAGCCGCCCCTCCTACGACGACCTGGTCGCGCTGTCGCGCGGCTGGCTGCAGGTGCGACGCGAGATCCTGCTCGCGGAGCGCGATGCCGGCAACCTCGATGAGGAGGTCATGCGCGAGCTCCTGACCGCGATGGATGCCGAGGAGCTCGCCCTCGACACCCGCGGAGCCACTCGCCAGCAGGGCCGCGCGTAGCGCCACTCCTCACCCCCAACCCCACCCCATCCAACCCACTCCATTTTGGTGGCCGACACGCCAAGTGTCGGACCGATCCCGGTTTCATGTCCGACATCTGGCGTGTCGGCCCCCGGTGTGTCGGGCCGGAACGCCGAAGCGCCCCGCCCCACGAGGGACGAGGCGCTCCGGGGAAGCGGGATCAGCGGGTGGCGACCGGCTCCTGGGCGGAAGCGGTGTCCGCGTCGGGAGCCTCGTCGGCGTCGGCGTCGGCGTCGGCATCGTCGGCGAAGGGGAGGCCCTCGCGCGGAGCGTTGTAAAGCTCCTCGTTCAGGATGCCCTCCCGCTTCGCCACGATGGTCGGGATCAGCGCCTGTCCTGCGACGTTGACCGCGGTACGGCCCATGTCGAGGATCGGGTCGATCGCGAGCAGCAGGCCGACGCCCTCGAGCGGCAGGCCCAGGGTCGACAGCGTCAGCGTGAGCATGACGATCGCGCCGGTGGTGCCGGCCGTGGCCGCCGAACCGACGACCGAGACGATCACGATCAGCAGGTACTGCACGAAGTTCAGCTCGATGCCGAAGAACTGGGCGACGAAGATCGCGGCGATGGCCGGGTAGATCGCGGCGCATCCGTCCATCTTGGTCGTCGCGCCGAACGGCACGGCGAACGAGGCGTACGAGCGGGGCACGCCGAGGTTCCGCTCGGTGACGCGCTCGGTGAGCGGCAGGGTGCCGATCGACGAGCGGCTGACGAAGGCCAGCTGCACGGCCGGCCACACGCCGGAGAAGTACTGCGTGATCGACAGGCCGTGCGTCTTCACCAGGATCGGGTAGACGACGAAGAGCACGAGCGCGAGACCGATGTAGATCGCGGCGGCGAACCACGCGAGCGACGCCAGCTTCTCCCAGCCGTACTCGACGACGGCGGCGCCGATCAGGCCGAAGGTGCCGAGCGGGGCGATGCGGATGATCCACCACAGCACGCGCTGGATGACCTTGAGCAGCGACTCGGTGAACGCCAGGAACGGCTCGGCCTTCTTGCCGGCCTTGAGCGCGGCGATGCCGACGGCCGCGGCCACCACGATGACCTGCAGGATGTTGAAGCTGATGCTCGAGGTGGCGCTGCCGGTCTCGAGATCGACCTGCGTGCTCGCGCCGAGACCGAGGAAGTTCTGCGGGATGAGGCCCAGCAGGAAGTTCCACCAGGTGCCGACCGTGTACGGCTCACCGGGTGTGAGGCCCTCGCCGGCCTTCGAGCCGGGCTGGATGACCAGGCCGAGCGCGATGCCGATGCTGACCGCGATGAACGCGGTGATCGCGAACCAGAGCAGCGTCTGGCCCGCGAGGCGTGCGGCATTCTGCACACGGCGCAGGTTCGAGATGCTCGCGACGATGGCCGTGAAGATCAGCGGGACGACGGCGGCGCGCAGCAGCGTCACATACGAGCTGCCGATCGTGTCGAGCGTCGCGGACAGTCCGTTGGGGCTGTCCTCCGTGGCGCCGAGCTGGCGCGCGAGCAGGCCGGCGGCGATGCCGAGGACGAGGGCGGCGAGGATCTGGAAGCCGAACGATGTCAGCAGCTTCCGGACCGGACCGCGGGTGTCGGGCGCCTTCTGGGCGCGTGCGGTGGTGCTCATGGTGTGTGGGGAACTCCAGGAATCGCGGCGAGCCGAGTGCGCGCCATAACGCCTAACGCTAGGAGCGCCGCTTCATTCCCCGGGCCGATATGACGAAGGATGACGGATGCCGCCGCGCGCGGCATCCGTCATCCTTCAGCGCCAGCCCCGGCGCAGTGGTTACTGCGGGATGCACTCCGCCTGGCTGTCCTGGATGATCTGCGTGGTGAGGTCTTTCTCTTCCTGATTCTTCTGCTTGTCCTCGCCGTTCGCGATGTACGTGAGGGTCTCGTTGCTCAGGTCGGACTCGACCAGGGCGTCCGCGAAACAGGAGGCGACGTCTTCGGTGATGACCTCACCCGCGGCCGTTCCTTCGAAGACCTTCTGCAGGCCCTCGGCGACGTCGTCGGACGAGGGGCGACTGGGGCCGCCGCATGCGGCGAGCGAGAACGCCAATGCGGCGATGGGCAGCGCGAGGAGGAGGCGGGAGGGCGTGCGCAGGGTGCGGTCGTTGATCTTCATGGCCCCGACGCTATCGGCCCTCCGGAATATTGGCGAGGGTCTTGCATGGGGAGATGTGCCCGTGCTGCCCCTTATGGCGGCATCCGCCTTTCTGGGACGATGTCGTCATGTTCATCGTGACCACGAACGACGTGCCCGGTTACCGCATCACGCAGGTGCTCGGAGAGGTGATGGGTCTCACCGTGCGATCGACCGACTTCGGCCAGAGCTTCACCGCGGGATTCCGCGCGCTCGGTGGTGGTGAGATCCCGGAGTACACGCAGGTCATGTACGAGAGTCGGCAGGTCGTGATGGCGCGGATGTGGGCCGAGGCGCAGCAGCGCGGCGGCAACGCGATCGTCGCGATGCGCTTCGACACCGGCTCGATCGGGAGCTTCAGCGAGGTGTGCGGATACGGGACCGCGGTCGTCGTCGAGCCGCTCGGTCAGCCGGCGCCTCCGGCATCCGCCCCTCCGACTCCGCCGCCCGCCTGACGTCACGTCCCTGACGCGCGCACCTCGGATGCCGGATCGAACCACGTGAGGTGAGGGAATCGCCCGAAGCCGCGATCGCGCGTGGCGAGACGGGCGCCGTTCGTCAGGCAGAGCGCGGCGATGTACGCGTCGGGAACCAGGTTGCCGCGAATACCGGAGTCATCGGCAGCGAGAGCCTCGAGCCGCTCCCAGGTGGGCGCTCCCGCCGTGACCCACTGAGTGCGAGGCGCCGCGAGCAGGCTGCGCGTGAACGACATGGCGGCCTCGACGGGGGCGGGTGCGGTGGTGATGCGCGGATGCGTCACGATGCGGACGAACCCGCTGAGGATCGTGTCGGAGACGCCGATCGGCTCTCGGATGATCGCGTCGTTGAGCCAGGATGCGTAGGCATCATGCTCGGGTGCGTCGGCGCGGAACGCATAGACGAGGATGTTGACGTCGGGAACGATCACCGTGCCGGGACCTCGTCGAGCGCCTCCCAGAGCGCATCGCGATCATCGATGTCGACCAGGAAGCGCGAGGTGCCAGGTTCGCCGAACGTCGGAAGTGGTCGTACGGGAGCAGGCTCCGCGCTCTTCGCCAACCGGTCGCGCAACGCCTCTTCGATGAAGCTCGTCAGGGTCCTGCCTTCCGACGCAGCGCGGAGCTTGGCCTCCGCCGCGAGGACATCGGACAGGTTCAGTGTGGTGCGCATGCATATCAGCATACGCCGGGGCGCAGACATCTGCCTCGCAGCTTCGGTCGAGGGCGTCAGCGGGGTGCCAGCACCAGCAGCTCGCCGACTTCGCAGCCGAGGGCGTCGCAGATCGCCCGGAGCGTGGAGTAGCGGATCGCCCGCGCGCGGTCGTTCTTCAGCACCGAGAGATTCACGATGCTCACGCCGACCAGCCCGCTGAGCTCGGTCAGGGTCATCCCGCGCTCCGCGAGCAGCTCGTCGAGTCGGCAGTGGATGCCGGTGAACTCCTCGTCGTTCTCGGCGGGACTCACACCAGGCCCTCCGTGTCCTTCTGCAGCCGCGCCGTCTCCTGCGCGAGCTGCTCGCGTTCCTGCTGGAGTCGGGATCCCTCGCGGAAGACGGCGGCGAGGGCGACGAGGCCCAGCGCGCCCACGAACGGAAGCGGCGTGACCGTCAGCTGGAGGTTCGAGGGGTACCACTCGCTTCCGGGGTCGAAGACCTCGCGCAGCCCGGCTGTCGCCGCGATCGACCCGAGGAGATCGGATGCCACGCCCAGCACCAGCACGGCGATCGCGCCGCCGGTGAGCGCCCGGGTCACGGTGCGGGAGAACGTGGCACCGCGCAGTGTCTGGAAGCAGATGATGGCCAGGATCAGCGCGGGCATGATCGTCAGCGCACCGGTCGACAGCTGCGCCGCGGCAGAGAGGAGCCGGAGGCCGAGCGACGCGTTGCCGACGGTGAAGTCGGTGAGCGCGTTTCCGCCGCAGGTCAGCATCGTGCTCTCACTGTCGCCGAACTCAGAGCAGGGCAGGTCGGCGGGCCACGCCGTCCAGACGTTGGTCGTGCCGTGGAACTCCGCGAAGTCCACGCTGAACGCCTTGATCACGATGATGACGGCGCCGACACCGGCCAGCATCACCCACCACCCGGAGATGGCGAGGGCGGCATCGAGCGCGGTCGTTCGGCTGCCCTTCTTCTTGCCGCGCCACGCCACGATGCCGACGATGACGGCGATCACCGCGAGAGCGATGCCGATGTAGCCGAGCGAGGGCCAGACCTCATCCGAACCGAAACTGATCATCAGACGAGCCCTTCCGTCTCACGCTGCAGCTTGTCTCCGATGACGAATGCTGTGCCGATGACCGAGGCGACGAACGCGGCGAGGATGTACGTGACCGGTTCGACCGTCATCGAGAGGTTTTCGACGGCGTTGTCGGTGACGACGGCGACCGTCGCGTTGGCGAGCATGTTCTCGAAGAACCGCACGGCGGCGAAGCCGACCAGTCCGGTGATCCCTGCCGTCATCACGAGACCGGTGTTGCGCCGACCGAAGACCTTCCCGCCGAAGATGCTGCGCGACAGGAGGATCAGGCATCCGATCACGACGAGGATGGTGACGACTTGGATCACCTGACCGATGATGCCGGGCACCGTGGCGATCGGTGGCAGGACGGCGGCCGTGATCGTTCCCTGGTCGAGGCCCACGGGGACAGTGCCGCCGCCCGTGCCGAGCGGAACCTCGACGGGCTCGCCGCTGAACTCGACGATCACCGGCACGTCTGTTCCGCGAGCGAGTTCGACGATGCGAAAGATCGAGTAGACGACGAAGTTCACCGCGATGGCCACCCCGGCGATGCAGAAGACGATGAGTCCCGCCCTGTCCCCACGGGAGAGCGTTCCCCTCGGTATGGAGTTCGTCATGATCGCTCCTTATCGATAGTCGTTGTTAGCGATAAACGTTAACGTAACGACTATCGATAACCGCGTCAACCCCGGCACATCGATCGGGCGGCCGATCGCCCTGCGCTATGCCCACGGCGAACACGGGCATACACCGCCCGAGCGGTGGTTACTCTCGATGTACAAGCGCAGAGCACCGTCACGGTCGCAGCGCTTCGCCCCAGTGCGAAAAGGAGTAGCAGCATGTTCGAGAGATTCACGGACCGAGCCCGTCGTGTGGTCGTCCTCGCCCAAGAAGAGGCGAAGATGCTCAACCACAACTACATCGGAACCGAGCACATCCTGCTCGGCCTCATCCACGAGGGCGAGGGTGTCGCAGCCAAGGCGCTGGAGTCACTCGGCATCTCCCTCGACGCCGTGCGCGAGCAGGTGCAGGACATCATCGGTCAGGGTCAGCAGCAGCCGACCGGCCACATCCCGTTCACCCCGCGCGCCAAGAAGGTGCTCGAGCTCAGCCTCCGCGAGGCTCTGCAGCTCGGCCACAACTACATCGGTACCGAGCACATCCTGCTCGGCCTCATCCGCGAGGGCGAGGGCGTCGCAGCCCAGGTGCTCGTCAAGCTCGGCGCCGACCTCAACAAGGTCCGCCAGCAGGTCATCCAGCTGCTGTCCGGCGCCCCCGGCCGTGAGCCGGCCGCCGTCGGCGCGCAGTCGAACGACACCCCGAGCGCCCAGGGCGGCTCGCAGGTGCTCGACCAGTTCGGTCGCAACCTGACGCAGGCCGCACGCGACAACAAGCTCGACCCGGTCATCGGGCGCGAGAAGGAGGCGGAGCGGGTCATGCAGATCCTCTCCCGCCGCTCCAAGAACAACCCGGTCCTGATCGGTGAGCCCGGCGTCGGCAAGACCGCCGTCGTCGAAGGTCTCGCCCAGGCGATCGTCAAGGGCGATGTGCCCGAGACGCTGAAGGACAAGCAGCTCTACTCGCTCGACCTCGGCTCGCTCATCGCCGGTTCCCGCTACCGCGGCGACTTCGAGGAGCGCCTCAAGAAGGTCACCAAGGAGATCCGCACGCGCGGCGACATCATCGTCTTCATCGACGAGATCCACACCCTCGTCGGTGCGGGTGCCGCCGAGGGCGCGATCGACGCCGCCAGCATCCTGAAGCCGCTCCTCGCACGAGGAGAGCTGCAGACGATCGGTGCGACCACGCTCGACGAGTACCGCAAGCACTTCGAGAAGGATGCTGCGCTCGAGCGCCGCTTCCAGCCGGTGCAGGTGAACGAGCCGACGCTGCCGCACACGATCAACATCCTCAAGGGTCTGCGTGACCGGTACGAGGCGCACCACAAGGTGCAGATCACCGACGGCGCGATCGTGGCCGCGGCGA includes the following:
- a CDS encoding CopG family transcriptional regulator; its protein translation is MRTTLNLSDVLAAEAKLRAASEGRTLTSFIEEALRDRLAKSAEPAPVRPLPTFGEPGTSRFLVDIDDRDALWEALDEVPAR
- a CDS encoding dicarboxylate/amino acid:cation symporter; its protein translation is MSTTARAQKAPDTRGPVRKLLTSFGFQILAALVLGIAAGLLARQLGATEDSPNGLSATLDTIGSSYVTLLRAAVVPLIFTAIVASISNLRRVQNAARLAGQTLLWFAITAFIAVSIGIALGLVIQPGSKAGEGLTPGEPYTVGTWWNFLLGLIPQNFLGLGASTQVDLETGSATSSISFNILQVIVVAAAVGIAALKAGKKAEPFLAFTESLLKVIQRVLWWIIRIAPLGTFGLIGAAVVEYGWEKLASLAWFAAAIYIGLALVLFVVYPILVKTHGLSITQYFSGVWPAVQLAFVSRSSIGTLPLTERVTERNLGVPRSYASFAVPFGATTKMDGCAAIYPAIAAIFVAQFFGIELNFVQYLLIVIVSVVGSAATAGTTGAIVMLTLTLSTLGLPLEGVGLLLAIDPILDMGRTAVNVAGQALIPTIVAKREGILNEELYNAPREGLPFADDADADADADEAPDADTASAQEPVATR
- a CDS encoding helix-turn-helix transcriptional regulator, whose protein sequence is MSPAENDEEFTGIHCRLDELLAERGMTLTELSGLVGVSIVNLSVLKNDRARAIRYSTLRAICDALGCEVGELLVLAPR
- a CDS encoding sodium:proton antiporter — translated: MDAEIFYVLVGAVAVAAVARWRGWPAPLLVTVVALAASFLPFVPEVDIDGHLLLNLVLPPLLYSAALDVSFVGFKRSLPQIRRLGVTLVLLTAVAVGFVAWWIFPSLTLPGALLLGAIVAPPDAVSAAAIGRKLGLPRRIMTVLSGESLINDATSLTLYRVFAVILTGTAVSVADGIGQFLLAVGVGVAVGLVFGVVLHQLRMRISDPVVIGTFGLLAPFGAYAIAEHLLGSGVLAVVAMGLFVGFNAPRTDYTTRQQEKPLWLSADLLLESFVFAYIGLQFPRVLRDLGSESVEHILLLSGAVLLVVLVVRPLYIYPVSAWSNYQDRRRLARMDRGIASGEFDKRREKSGRWRQYSSQELRSQIVRERMAGLQLTAKDNAIISWAGMRGVVTLATALAAADLAALDEEASHAIVVVAFIVTVATLLLQGLTLPLLIKRLGIASDVDHAEDEKALAAVKEKSREAGKAYLAEKRLEWETKHGHVDMPLFDAFATRMTRVGRDTDEAQQVEDAASRPSYDDLVALSRGWLQVRREILLAERDAGNLDEEVMRELLTAMDAEELALDTRGATRQQGRA
- a CDS encoding NAD(P)/FAD-dependent oxidoreductase; the encoded protein is MPKALIIGSGVAGTATALLLARQGWECEIFEARAEHASDGGLFLNVATNGLAVLEQLGLQERLREDAHRCPHMEMYSGRGTLLGVVPNGPAGDPDRGSAVVRRAWLNQVLREAVAEADIPLTLGARLQDVHEEPGTVTALFADGRTAEADILIGADGVGSPTRRWIDGDAPEPEYSGLVSIGGMARVPGVAPTPLTQRMVFGARSFFGYLVRDDGTVLWFANVTEPERDRSSFRAIPLETWLQRLRDLHSDDPSPVPEILDHVEGEIGAYPLYDLVHVPRWHRGRVVAVGDAVHATSPSAGQGASLALEDAFVLARCLHDAGEHVAAFTQYQVQRQPRAEEVVRYARAVNKQKRVTRSRLGLALRDAMLPMFLRKASSDTRNNHLYRGVVDEAAR
- a CDS encoding TA system VapC family ribonuclease toxin, whose product is MIVPDVNILVYAFRADAPEHDAYASWLNDAIIREPIGVSDTILSGFVRIVTHPRITTAPAPVEAAMSFTRSLLAAPRTQWVTAGAPTWERLEALAADDSGIRGNLVPDAYIAALCLTNGARLATRDRGFGRFPHLTWFDPASEVRASGT
- a CDS encoding YbjQ family protein, with translation MFIVTTNDVPGYRITQVLGEVMGLTVRSTDFGQSFTAGFRALGGGEIPEYTQVMYESRQVVMARMWAEAQQRGGNAIVAMRFDTGSIGSFSEVCGYGTAVVVEPLGQPAPPASAPPTPPPA